One Oncorhynchus nerka isolate Pitt River linkage group LG5, Oner_Uvic_2.0, whole genome shotgun sequence genomic window carries:
- the LOC115129124 gene encoding germ cell nuclear acidic protein-like isoform X1: MDDDNHRLFQRVAEKLGWSEKGGLETAEQRLIKSVGKTRRLATDCHGSRGAQNLPPPVQIHLLDTEEEDDRGPGKENQVSKGNGYRTKVFMESSDDDFDQFLVEQATPKTASRKHCSSAKKVSEPVLVLSSDSDDYFENFLSRVKTPKPKPKEAERGSGDRYSGDRYSGDRYSGDRYSGDRYSGDRYSGDRYSGDRYSGDRYSGDRYSGDRYSGDRYSGDRYSGDRYSGDRYSGDRYSGDRYSGDRYSGDRYSGDRYSGDRYSGDRYSGDRYSGDSLRNFIVDSFSSDDDFVVERKKKPTSKGAFKTPKPSSFQTPVRRPLSQCNTPVFLSDSEEDDGIVMKSTWRTCHPVHQPPPQTHKVNVLQSNQKGNIFFPSPCPPPLPSLSPSPPPLPSLSPSPPPLPSLSPSPPPLPTLSPSPPPLRSSFTPSLTPLPQRTHSAPSKVEDSASSEEEFLSLLDRIKKNHKTSNTPTPKPNTGNTPTPNTGPNQKPPLSAPRQKASKEVCPRPLVRTPLDLKTPVRLLVSKPAVSQPESRLKTSGLSSSSVSAGCMTPGCFLQSLSGPGSSYSRNFKQTKEELTSKLYRLYNTSVFDSKLPSNMSVSWNNKMRKTAGYCITGQERGGGNRYARIQLSEKVCDSADRLRDTLVHEMCHAATWLINSVRDGHGPFWKLYARKATLAHPELPVVTRCHSYDINYKYQYQCSRCKNTLGRHSKSLDTQRFVCALCTGQLVLLTPAKPRAPTPFANFVKENYGSVRQNLVGQSHGEVMRKLSVDFATKTKLSQN; this comes from the exons atggatgATGATAATCACAGATTATTTCAAAGAGTTGCAGAGAAACTGGGCTGGTCAGAGAAGGGAGGATTGGAAACAGCAGAACAACGG CTGATTAAGAGCGTCGGTAAGACTCGGCGTCTGGCCACAGACTGTCATGGCTCCAGGGGTGCTCAAAACCTTCCTCCTCCAGTCCAGATACATCTGCTCGacactgaggaagaggatgacagAGGCCCAGGGAAAGAGAACCAGGTCTCCAAGGGCAACGGTTACAGGACCAAGGTGTTCATGGAGTCCAGTGACGATGATTTTGACCAGT TTCTTGTGGAGCAGGCTACACCCAAAACTGCTTCTCGGAAACATTGCAGTTCTGCTAAGAAAGTCAG TGAACCAGTCCTTGTATTAAGCTCAGACAGTGATGACTACTTTGAAAACT TCCTGAGCCGTGTGAAAACTCCCAAGCCGAAGCCTAAGGAAGCCGAGCGTGGCAGTGGAGACCGGTACAGTGGAGACCGGTACAGTGGAGACCGGTACAGTGGAGACAGGTACAGTGGAGACAGGTACAGTGGAGACAGGTACAGTGGAGACAGGTACAGTGGAGACAGGTACAGTGGAGACAGGTACAGTGGAGACAGGTACAGTGGAGACCGGTACAGTGGAGACCGGTACAGTGGAGACCGGTACAGTGGAGACAGGTACAGTGGAGACAGGTACAGTGGAGACAGGTACAGTGGAGACCGGTACAGTGGAGACCGGTACAGTGGAGACCGGTACAGTGGAGACCGGTACAGTGGAGACAGGTACAGTGGAGACAGGTACAGTGGAGACAGGTACAGTGGAGACAG CCTCAGAAACTTCATTGTCGACAGCTTTTCCTCCGATGATGACTTTGTCGTTGAGAGGAAGAAAAAACCTACCTCTAAAG GTGCCTTTAAGACCCCTAAGCCGTCATCCTTCCAGACCCCGGTCAGAAGACCCTTGTCCCAGTGTAACACTCCAGTTTTCCTCAGCGACAGTGAAGAAGATGATGGTATTGTGATGAAGAGCACGTGGAGGACATGCCACCCTGTGCACCAGCCGCCGCCACAGACGCACAAAGTCAACGTCCTACAAAGTAACCAGAAGGGCAACatcttctttccctctccctgccctcctcctctgccttccctctctccctcccctcctcctctgccttccctctctccctcccctcctcctctgccttccctctctccctcccctcctcctctgcctaccctctctccctcccctcctcctctccgctcctccttcaccccctccctGACCCCCCTTCCACAGCGGACCCACTCAGCCCCGTCGAAGGTGGAGGACTCAGCCAGCTCAGAGGAAGAGTTCCTCAGCTTACTGGACAGAATTAAGAAGAACCACAAGACCAGCAACACCCCAACACCTAAACCCAACACGGGTAACACCCCAACTCCCAACACAG GGCCCAATCAGAAGCCCCCCCTGTCAGCTCCACGGCAAAAAGCCTCGAAAGAGGTGTGCCCTCGGCCATTGGTGAGAACGCCCTTGGATCTGAAGACCCCGGTGCGGCTGCTCGTCTCTAAACCCGCTGTGTCCCAGCCGGAATCCAGACTCAAGACCAGCGGCCTTTCTTCCTCCAG TGTATCAGCAGGGTGTATGACTCCTGGGTGTTTCCTCCAGTCTCTGTCTGGACCAGGCTCCAGCTACAGCCGCAACTTCAAACAGACCAAGGAGGAGCTCACCAGCAAACTGTATCGCCTGTACAACACCAGCGTGTTCGACAGCAAG CTGCCCAGTAACATGTCAGTGAGCTGGAATAACAAGATGAGAAAGACTGCTGGCTACTGCATCacagggcaggagagaggaggagggaaccgaTACGCACGTATCCAACTCTCGGAGAAAGTCTGTGACTCTGCAG aCCGTCTGCGTGACACGTTAGTCCatgagatgtgtcacgctgccaCCTGGTTGATCAACAGTGTGAGGGATGGACACGGCCCCTTCTGGAAGCTGTACGCCCGCAAGGCCACGCTGGCACACCCCGAGCTGCCTGTGGTCACCCGCTGCCACAGCTACGACATTAACTACAAGTACCAGTACCAGTGTAGCCGCTGCAAAAACAC ACTCGGTCGTCACTCTAAGTCTCTGGACACCCAGAGGTTTGTGTGTGCCCTCTGTACGGGTCAGCTGGTCCTGCTCACCCCCGCCAAGCCCCGGGCGCCCACACCCTTTGCCAACTTTGTCAAGGAGAACTATGGCAGTGTTCGCCAAAACCTGGTGGGTCAGAGCCACGGTGAGGTAATGAGGAAACTCAGTGTTGACTTCGCCACCAAAACTAAACTCAGCCAGaactga
- the LOC115129124 gene encoding germ cell nuclear acidic protein-like isoform X2 has translation MDDDNHRLFQRVAEKLGWSEKGGLETAEQRLIKSVGKTRRLATDCHGSRGAQNLPPPVQIHLLDTEEEDDRGPGKENQVSKGNGYRTKVFMESSDDDFDQFLVEQATPKTASRKHCSSAKKVSEPVLVLSSDSDDYFENFLSRVKTPKPKPKEAERGSGDRYSGDRYSGDRYSGDRYSGDRYSGDRYSGDRYSGDRYSGDRYSGDRYSGDRYSGDRYSGDRYSGDRYSGDRYSGDRYSGDRYSGDRYSGDRYSGDRYSGDSLRNFIVDSFSSDDDFVVERKKKPTSKGAFKTPKPSSFQTPVRRPLSQCNTPVFLSDSEEDDGIVMKSTWRTCHPVHQPPPQTHKVNVLQSNQKGNIFFPSPCPPPLPSLSPSPPPLPSLSPSPPPLPSLSPSPPPLPTLSPSPPPLRSSFTPSLTPLPQRTHSAPSKVEDSASSEEEFLSLLDRIKKNHKTSNTPTPKPNTGNTPTPNTGPNQKPPLSAPRQKASKEVCPRPLVRTPLDLKTPVRLLVSKPAVSQPESRLKTSGLSSSSVSAGCMTPGCFLQSLSGPGSSYSRNFKQTKEELTSKLYRLYNTSVFDSKLPSNMSVSWNNKMRKTAGYCITGQERGGGNRYARIQLSEKVCDSADRLRDTLVHEMCHAATWLINSVRDGHGPFWKLYARKATLAHPELPVVTRCHSYDINYKYQYQCSRCKNTLGRHSKSLDTQRFVCALCTGQLVLLTPAKPRAPTPFANFVKENYGSVRQNLVGQSHGEVMRKLSVDFATKTKLSQN, from the exons atggatgATGATAATCACAGATTATTTCAAAGAGTTGCAGAGAAACTGGGCTGGTCAGAGAAGGGAGGATTGGAAACAGCAGAACAACGG CTGATTAAGAGCGTCGGTAAGACTCGGCGTCTGGCCACAGACTGTCATGGCTCCAGGGGTGCTCAAAACCTTCCTCCTCCAGTCCAGATACATCTGCTCGacactgaggaagaggatgacagAGGCCCAGGGAAAGAGAACCAGGTCTCCAAGGGCAACGGTTACAGGACCAAGGTGTTCATGGAGTCCAGTGACGATGATTTTGACCAGT TTCTTGTGGAGCAGGCTACACCCAAAACTGCTTCTCGGAAACATTGCAGTTCTGCTAAGAAAGTCAG TGAACCAGTCCTTGTATTAAGCTCAGACAGTGATGACTACTTTGAAAACT TCCTGAGCCGTGTGAAAACTCCCAAGCCGAAGCCTAAGGAAGCCGAGCGTGGCAGTGGAGACCGGTACAGTGGAGACCGGTACAGTGGAGACCGGTACAGTGGAGACAGGTACAGTGGAGACAGGTACAGTGGAGACAGGTACAGTGGAGACAGGTACAGTGGAGACAGGTACAGTGGAGACAGGTACAGTGGAGACAGGTACAGTGGAGACCGGTACAGTGGAGACCGGTACAGTGGAGACCGGTACAGTGGAGACAGGTACAGTGGAGACAGGTACAGTGGAGACAGGTACAGTGGAGACCGGTACAGTGGAGACCGGTACAGTGGAGACCGGTACAGTGGAGACCGGTACAGTGGAGACAG CCTCAGAAACTTCATTGTCGACAGCTTTTCCTCCGATGATGACTTTGTCGTTGAGAGGAAGAAAAAACCTACCTCTAAAG GTGCCTTTAAGACCCCTAAGCCGTCATCCTTCCAGACCCCGGTCAGAAGACCCTTGTCCCAGTGTAACACTCCAGTTTTCCTCAGCGACAGTGAAGAAGATGATGGTATTGTGATGAAGAGCACGTGGAGGACATGCCACCCTGTGCACCAGCCGCCGCCACAGACGCACAAAGTCAACGTCCTACAAAGTAACCAGAAGGGCAACatcttctttccctctccctgccctcctcctctgccttccctctctccctcccctcctcctctgccttccctctctccctcccctcctcctctgccttccctctctccctcccctcctcctctgcctaccctctctccctcccctcctcctctccgctcctccttcaccccctccctGACCCCCCTTCCACAGCGGACCCACTCAGCCCCGTCGAAGGTGGAGGACTCAGCCAGCTCAGAGGAAGAGTTCCTCAGCTTACTGGACAGAATTAAGAAGAACCACAAGACCAGCAACACCCCAACACCTAAACCCAACACGGGTAACACCCCAACTCCCAACACAG GGCCCAATCAGAAGCCCCCCCTGTCAGCTCCACGGCAAAAAGCCTCGAAAGAGGTGTGCCCTCGGCCATTGGTGAGAACGCCCTTGGATCTGAAGACCCCGGTGCGGCTGCTCGTCTCTAAACCCGCTGTGTCCCAGCCGGAATCCAGACTCAAGACCAGCGGCCTTTCTTCCTCCAG TGTATCAGCAGGGTGTATGACTCCTGGGTGTTTCCTCCAGTCTCTGTCTGGACCAGGCTCCAGCTACAGCCGCAACTTCAAACAGACCAAGGAGGAGCTCACCAGCAAACTGTATCGCCTGTACAACACCAGCGTGTTCGACAGCAAG CTGCCCAGTAACATGTCAGTGAGCTGGAATAACAAGATGAGAAAGACTGCTGGCTACTGCATCacagggcaggagagaggaggagggaaccgaTACGCACGTATCCAACTCTCGGAGAAAGTCTGTGACTCTGCAG aCCGTCTGCGTGACACGTTAGTCCatgagatgtgtcacgctgccaCCTGGTTGATCAACAGTGTGAGGGATGGACACGGCCCCTTCTGGAAGCTGTACGCCCGCAAGGCCACGCTGGCACACCCCGAGCTGCCTGTGGTCACCCGCTGCCACAGCTACGACATTAACTACAAGTACCAGTACCAGTGTAGCCGCTGCAAAAACAC ACTCGGTCGTCACTCTAAGTCTCTGGACACCCAGAGGTTTGTGTGTGCCCTCTGTACGGGTCAGCTGGTCCTGCTCACCCCCGCCAAGCCCCGGGCGCCCACACCCTTTGCCAACTTTGTCAAGGAGAACTATGGCAGTGTTCGCCAAAACCTGGTGGGTCAGAGCCACGGTGAGGTAATGAGGAAACTCAGTGTTGACTTCGCCACCAAAACTAAACTCAGCCAGaactga